In one Pseudomonas sp. MM211 genomic region, the following are encoded:
- a CDS encoding DNA cytosine methyltransferase yields the protein MGFEQAGFDIAAAVEIDPIHCATHEYNFPRCRTICASVTDISGDEIRRLAGLGDRTIDVVFGGAPCQGFSMIGKRALDDPRNQLVFHYVRIVAELQPTYCVFENVKGLTLGKHAEFLNELIEALGEAGYDVALPYKVLNAADYGVPQDRKRLFLLGTRRGHAPAAYPAPLSERVTVGEAIGDLPDANSFDELIRSDAVRTNWYTEARYARRLRGLDPDPKDFSYVREFDQDLLTSSLRTEHSALSQERFLATEQGKTEPISRFRKLPTDGLCNTLRAGTDSARGAFTSPRPIHPDLPRVITVREAARLHSFPDWFRFHTTKWHGFRQIGNSVPPLLGRAIASSIIEALGRKPKAPKEKLSLDDTALLGFDMGTAARYFDVPRDTIAQRTRKSDLNEPLMDESYA from the coding sequence TTGGGGTTCGAGCAGGCCGGCTTCGATATAGCAGCTGCAGTCGAGATCGATCCGATTCACTGCGCCACCCACGAGTACAACTTCCCTCGCTGCAGGACCATTTGTGCAAGTGTCACTGACATATCAGGCGATGAAATTCGGCGTTTAGCAGGTCTCGGTGACCGTACCATCGATGTGGTATTCGGTGGTGCTCCTTGTCAAGGCTTCTCCATGATTGGAAAGCGTGCGCTGGATGACCCAAGAAATCAGTTAGTTTTTCACTACGTTCGTATCGTTGCGGAGCTGCAGCCGACGTACTGCGTTTTCGAAAACGTTAAAGGGCTCACCCTCGGGAAACATGCCGAATTTTTGAATGAGTTAATCGAAGCGCTTGGTGAGGCTGGTTACGACGTGGCGCTGCCTTACAAAGTCCTCAACGCAGCTGACTATGGCGTCCCACAAGATCGTAAGCGTCTGTTCCTTCTGGGGACTCGCAGAGGGCATGCACCAGCAGCCTATCCGGCCCCGCTATCGGAAAGGGTAACGGTTGGCGAGGCTATCGGTGACCTGCCCGATGCAAACAGTTTTGACGAATTGATACGTAGCGATGCGGTGCGAACCAATTGGTATACCGAAGCAAGGTATGCCCGCAGACTTCGTGGACTAGACCCGGATCCGAAAGATTTCAGCTATGTGCGTGAATTTGATCAAGATCTTTTGACATCGAGCCTTCGTACGGAGCATTCGGCTCTATCTCAAGAACGCTTCTTGGCAACCGAACAAGGAAAGACGGAGCCGATCAGTCGCTTTCGGAAACTACCTACCGACGGCCTCTGCAACACGCTCAGAGCTGGTACCGATAGTGCCAGAGGAGCGTTTACCTCTCCGCGACCCATCCACCCTGATCTTCCTCGGGTAATTACTGTCAGAGAGGCTGCTCGGCTCCACTCTTTCCCGGATTGGTTTCGATTCCATACCACTAAGTGGCATGGCTTTCGGCAAATCGGCAACAGCGTTCCGCCCCTCTTAGGGCGCGCCATCGCGAGCTCTATTATTGAAGCACTCGGACGAAAGCCAAAGGCGCCTAAGGAGAAGCTCAGCCTAGATGACACTGCATTGCTAGGGTTCGACATGGGCACCGCTGCCAGATACTTTGACGTCCCGCGAGATACGATCGCTCAGCGCACGCGTAAATCCGATTTAAACGAGCCGCTCATGGATGAGTCCTATGCCTGA
- a CDS encoding endonuclease — protein MPDKTPTKKQNRYAAIIESIFFSHYQAGLTEFQFARTEIVSVAKQLDIELPKNLGDLIYSFRYRYELPQSILSTASEGAEWIIEGSGQALYRFKLTKLSRILPREDLITIKIPDSTPEIISAYALSDEQALLAKLRYNRLIDIFLGITAYSLQNHLRTNLKSVGQIEIDEMYVGVDRHGRQFVVPVQAKGGSDKHGVVQTNQDIAYCREKFPDLVCRAISAQFMSNDRIAMFELTLQNGEVRVVEEKHYRLVPSVDISGEDLQSYNSRVS, from the coding sequence ATGCCTGATAAAACACCAACCAAAAAGCAGAATCGCTATGCTGCGATTATCGAGAGCATATTCTTTTCTCATTACCAAGCAGGCTTAACAGAATTTCAGTTTGCACGAACGGAAATCGTTTCTGTTGCGAAGCAACTTGATATTGAGCTTCCCAAGAACCTGGGAGATTTGATCTACTCGTTTCGCTATCGGTATGAGTTACCCCAGAGCATCCTTTCCACTGCCTCTGAAGGGGCCGAGTGGATTATTGAAGGCTCCGGCCAAGCGCTGTACCGTTTTAAACTCACAAAGTTGAGCCGCATCCTCCCACGTGAGGATCTCATAACCATCAAGATTCCAGACTCGACGCCAGAGATTATTTCTGCATATGCGCTAAGCGATGAGCAAGCACTGCTGGCTAAACTGCGTTATAACAGACTGATAGATATTTTTTTAGGGATAACGGCGTACTCATTACAGAACCACTTACGTACAAACCTTAAGTCAGTTGGCCAAATCGAAATTGATGAAATGTATGTCGGTGTTGATCGGCACGGGCGTCAGTTCGTCGTCCCAGTTCAAGCCAAAGGCGGCTCTGACAAACATGGTGTTGTACAGACTAATCAAGACATTGCGTATTGCAGAGAGAAATTCCCTGATTTGGTATGCCGGGCAATCTCAGCGCAATTTATGAGTAATGATCGGATTGCGATGTTTGAGCTTACCTTGCAGAATGGAGAAGTACGTGTGGTAGAGGAAAAACACTACCGCTTAGTTCCTTCCGTAGATATTAGCGGGGAGGACCTACAGTCATATAATTCCCGGGTTAGCTAG